One window of Oscillibacter hominis genomic DNA carries:
- a CDS encoding stage III sporulation protein AF codes for MIEALRSWLTGIVAATVLVSVAESIIPEGSIRKIARFTGGLALLLVILQPLLQIQPEEFSLDFSRWEAEIQSQQADYEAENEKNLRTIIQEKTEAYISDKADELGVRCTPSVKVEGDDPPCPTELTLSGETSEELAGYIEQELGIPREKQTWKGT; via the coding sequence ATGATTGAGGCGCTGAGAAGCTGGCTGACCGGCATTGTGGCGGCCACGGTGCTGGTGTCGGTGGCAGAGAGCATCATCCCAGAGGGGTCCATCCGGAAAATCGCCCGGTTCACCGGGGGGTTGGCCCTTTTGCTGGTGATCCTCCAGCCGCTGCTTCAGATTCAGCCGGAGGAGTTCTCCCTGGACTTCAGCCGCTGGGAGGCTGAAATCCAGTCCCAGCAGGCCGATTACGAGGCGGAAAATGAAAAAAACCTCCGGACAATCATACAGGAGAAAACGGAAGCATATATCTCAGACAAAGCGGACGAACTGGGGGTTCGATGCACGCCTTCCGTCAAGGTGGAGGGCGACGACCCGCCCTGTCCCACGGAGTTGACGCTGAGCGGAGAAACTTCAGAGGAGCTGGCCGGCTACATCGAGCAGGAGTTAGGCATCCCCAGGGAAAAGCAGACCTGGAAAGGAACATGA
- a CDS encoding stage III sporulation protein AG, whose amino-acid sequence MKAIKKDAVRSLWDRYKYVVLVILAGVALLAWPSGNREKEAPTAAPTAEEPTLEETEERMQSILSKISGVGNLTLMLTLDSTGEKALAQDTELSYSGATEAPEDYQRRSETVVLSESGGGEGAIITKNTCPVYRGALVVCEGGANPEVKLALTQAVAALTGLSSDRITVVKCQ is encoded by the coding sequence ATGAAGGCAATCAAAAAAGACGCGGTGCGGTCGCTGTGGGACCGCTACAAATACGTGGTGCTGGTGATTCTGGCCGGTGTGGCGCTGCTGGCCTGGCCCTCGGGAAACCGGGAAAAGGAAGCGCCCACCGCCGCGCCAACTGCGGAGGAGCCCACCCTTGAGGAGACCGAGGAGCGGATGCAGTCGATCCTCTCAAAAATCAGCGGCGTTGGGAACCTGACGCTGATGCTCACGTTGGACTCCACTGGGGAAAAGGCCCTGGCACAGGATACGGAACTCAGCTACAGCGGGGCCACGGAGGCTCCGGAGGATTACCAGCGCCGCTCGGAGACCGTGGTGCTCTCAGAGAGCGGCGGGGGAGAAGGCGCGATCATCACAAAAAACACCTGCCCGGTTTACCGGGGAGCGCTGGTGGTTTGTGAGGGCGGGGCAAACCCGGAGGTAAAGTTAGCGCTCACGCAGGCGGTTGCCGCCCTGACCGGGCTGAGCTCAGATCGGATTACGGTGGTCAAATGTCAGTGA
- a CDS encoding SpoIIIAH-like family protein yields the protein MNRNFKRNMVVATVLLFVCAAVYLNWKYAGNVADPGEAVETKTLGESTLVSKTETDGEPTDEAAVYGEGSDYFATARLTRQQARDNALNLLKEASEEENADQETLNAASEGIQALASYTLQEAQIENLVTAKGYTDCVAFMGADSLSVVVAPPDAGELTAQDVAKITDIAMTETGYKADQIKILPAN from the coding sequence ATGAACAGGAATTTCAAACGGAACATGGTAGTGGCTACGGTGTTGCTCTTTGTCTGCGCGGCGGTATATCTGAACTGGAAATACGCCGGCAATGTGGCAGACCCCGGCGAGGCGGTGGAGACCAAGACCCTGGGGGAATCCACCCTGGTCAGCAAGACGGAGACTGACGGCGAGCCCACGGACGAGGCGGCGGTCTACGGAGAAGGCTCCGATTACTTTGCAACGGCCCGGCTGACCCGCCAGCAGGCCAGGGACAACGCGCTGAACCTGCTGAAAGAAGCTTCTGAGGAGGAAAACGCGGACCAGGAGACGCTGAACGCGGCCTCCGAGGGGATTCAGGCCCTGGCGTCCTATACGCTTCAGGAGGCCCAGATTGAAAACCTGGTCACCGCCAAGGGCTACACCGACTGCGTGGCATTCATGGGCGCGGACAGCCTCAGCGTGGTGGTGGCGCCTCCCGATGCCGGAGAGCTGACGGCCCAGGATGTGGCAAAAATTACCGATATCGCCATGACGGAAACCGGGTACAAGGCGGATCAGATCAAAATCCTGCCGGCAAATTAG
- a CDS encoding Asp23/Gls24 family envelope stress response protein, protein MSDNKEYMTHLEEGGSINISEDVVAAIAVSAAREVEGVAGMMSTSAGNVSELMKKGLAKGVKLDVTEDAITLELYLNVSYGHAIPEVAENVQKAVSSAVEAMTGFSVSTVNVHVTGISL, encoded by the coding sequence ATGAGCGATAACAAAGAATATATGACCCACCTGGAAGAGGGCGGAAGCATCAATATTTCCGAAGATGTGGTTGCCGCCATCGCCGTGTCCGCCGCCCGGGAAGTGGAAGGTGTGGCAGGTATGATGTCCACCAGCGCCGGGAATGTGTCGGAGCTGATGAAAAAGGGTCTGGCCAAAGGCGTTAAACTGGACGTCACCGAGGATGCCATCACCTTGGAGCTGTATCTCAATGTCTCCTACGGCCACGCCATTCCCGAGGTGGCCGAGAATGTCCAGAAGGCCGTTTCCTCCGCCGTGGAGGCGATGACCGGGTTTTCTGTGAGCACCGTGAACGTTCATGTGACCGGGATCAGCCTGTAA
- the nusB gene encoding transcription antitermination factor NusB: MTRNTAREIAIHLSYELNFTDKTVEELLQSRLTPESFSRLATEDALYQESPNAKQAAYIRALVGGVAEHAAELDGYIAKYAVGWNFARIPLVASAIMRVAMYEILYMPEIPNGAAINEAVEIAKKYETPETVKFMNGILGSFVRQEVSQ, translated from the coding sequence ATGACGCGGAATACCGCAAGAGAGATCGCAATCCATCTTTCCTACGAGTTGAATTTCACCGACAAAACCGTGGAGGAGCTGCTCCAGAGCCGCCTGACCCCCGAGTCGTTTTCCCGCCTTGCGACGGAGGACGCACTCTATCAGGAGTCGCCCAACGCCAAGCAGGCGGCCTATATCCGTGCGCTGGTGGGCGGCGTTGCGGAGCATGCAGCGGAATTGGACGGTTACATCGCCAAATATGCGGTGGGATGGAATTTCGCGCGGATTCCGCTGGTGGCCTCCGCCATTATGCGCGTGGCCATGTATGAGATTCTCTATATGCCGGAGATCCCCAACGGCGCGGCAATCAACGAAGCGGTGGAGATCGCCAAAAAATACGAGACCCCGGAAACCGTAAAATTTATGAACGGGATTTTGGGCAGTTTCGTCCGGCAGGAAGTTTCACAATAG
- the xseA gene encoding exodeoxyribonuclease VII large subunit has translation MQEQRIYEVSQVNQYIKGLLDQAPELNRLYVRGELSNYKMYPSGHHYFTLKDAEGALRCVMFRASAAKLRFRPENGMKVIACGRVAVFPRDGAYQLYCTELSPDGVGDLYVAFEQLKAKLLAEGLFDPSHKKPLPPYPEKIAIVTSSAGAAVHDMIRILRKRYPIAKVILLPVRVQGAEAPPEIAGAIRYANRWKVGDLIITGRGGGSMEDLWAFNDERVARAIYESELPVISAVGHEPDVTISDFVADLRAATPSNAAELAVPDMAELLRYLQSAGARLSQAESQRLQMLRQKLDGLRRKRVLLDQTAYIQDKRMLLAHLQQRLADVEAQSLSRRKAQFSSLSAALDAMSPLKVLGRGYAVARTEQGEILKSARDAAAGDRVHVTLGEGGLLCRVEKTEEQS, from the coding sequence TTGCAGGAACAGCGGATTTACGAGGTATCCCAGGTCAACCAGTACATCAAGGGCCTGTTGGACCAGGCGCCGGAGCTCAACCGCCTCTATGTGCGCGGCGAGCTCTCCAACTATAAAATGTACCCATCGGGACATCATTACTTCACACTCAAAGACGCCGAAGGGGCGCTGCGCTGCGTGATGTTCCGCGCAAGCGCCGCGAAGCTCCGCTTCCGGCCGGAAAACGGCATGAAGGTGATCGCCTGCGGACGGGTGGCCGTCTTCCCCCGGGACGGCGCCTACCAGCTCTACTGCACGGAGCTGTCCCCAGACGGCGTGGGGGACCTCTATGTGGCTTTTGAACAGCTCAAGGCCAAGCTGTTGGCGGAGGGCCTTTTTGACCCCTCCCACAAAAAGCCGCTGCCGCCCTACCCCGAGAAGATCGCCATCGTCACCTCTTCCGCCGGAGCGGCGGTCCATGATATGATCCGTATTCTGCGCAAGCGCTACCCCATTGCCAAGGTGATTCTGCTGCCTGTCCGGGTCCAGGGCGCGGAGGCGCCGCCGGAAATTGCCGGCGCCATCCGCTATGCAAACCGCTGGAAAGTAGGGGACCTGATCATCACCGGCCGGGGCGGCGGGTCCATGGAGGACCTCTGGGCCTTCAACGACGAGCGGGTGGCCCGGGCCATCTATGAATCGGAGCTGCCGGTGATCTCCGCCGTGGGCCATGAGCCGGACGTGACCATATCCGACTTTGTGGCGGACCTGCGGGCGGCCACGCCCTCCAACGCGGCGGAACTGGCTGTGCCGGATATGGCGGAGCTGCTGCGCTATCTCCAAAGCGCCGGAGCCCGTCTCTCCCAGGCAGAGTCCCAGAGGCTCCAGATGCTGCGGCAAAAGCTGGACGGCTTGCGGCGTAAGCGGGTTCTTCTGGACCAGACGGCCTACATCCAGGATAAGCGGATGCTGCTGGCCCATCTCCAGCAGCGGCTGGCCGATGTGGAGGCCCAGTCCCTGTCCCGGCGAAAGGCCCAGTTTTCCTCCTTAAGCGCGGCGCTGGACGCCATGAGCCCGCTGAAGGTCCTGGGCCGCGGCTATGCCGTGGCAAGGACGGAGCAGGGGGAGATTCTGAAGTCCGCCCGGGATGCGGCGGCAGGTGACCGGGTGCATGTGACCCTGGGAGAAGGCGGCCTTTTGTGCCGCGTGGAAAAAACGGAGGAGCAGTCATGA
- the xseB gene encoding exodeoxyribonuclease VII small subunit, translating to MKQKTFEEKISRLEEIVALLEKGDAQLADSLALFEEGTKLASSCALQLDEAEQKVVALMKGPDGAPVENTFASEDTDGQS from the coding sequence ATGAAACAAAAGACATTCGAAGAGAAAATCTCCCGTTTGGAAGAAATCGTGGCCCTTCTGGAAAAGGGGGACGCCCAGCTGGCGGACTCCCTGGCGCTCTTTGAAGAGGGGACGAAGCTGGCCTCCTCCTGCGCCCTCCAGTTGGACGAGGCGGAGCAGAAGGTGGTCGCGCTGATGAAGGGGCCGGACGGCGCGCCGGTGGAAAATACGTTTGCAAGTGAGGATACCGATGGGCAATCATAA
- a CDS encoding polyprenyl synthetase family protein — translation MGNHKFSPQYEDYRTETDRFLESLFLGEPLYSDLYASIRYSLLAGGKRIRPALTLEFADLCGMDWHKALPVACAVELVHTYSLIHDDLPCMDNDELRRGKLTNHKMFGETLAVLAGDALQPEAFRLILSAEDLSAENRADCALILARAAGADGMVAGQVLDTLHHLTSREDITLLHSLKTGAMISAAAEMGCAAAGAGAWMRQAARQYASQVGLAFQIRDDMLDVIGSEKAFGKPIGSDKKEGKLTFVDLLGMEGCGEAIRACTEQAKAAVEPIPNHAFLFRLADYLADRTQ, via the coding sequence ATGGGCAATCATAAATTTTCCCCCCAGTACGAGGATTACCGCACGGAGACCGACCGGTTTTTGGAAAGCCTCTTTTTGGGAGAGCCGCTTTACAGCGACCTCTATGCCTCCATCCGCTACAGCCTTCTGGCCGGCGGCAAACGCATCCGCCCGGCCCTCACGCTGGAATTTGCAGACCTTTGCGGCATGGACTGGCACAAAGCGCTGCCGGTGGCCTGCGCTGTGGAGCTGGTGCATACCTATTCCCTGATCCACGACGACCTGCCCTGCATGGACAACGACGAACTGCGACGTGGCAAGCTGACCAACCACAAGATGTTTGGTGAGACGCTGGCGGTGCTGGCCGGAGACGCGCTGCAGCCGGAGGCGTTCCGCCTGATCCTCTCCGCGGAGGACCTTTCCGCAGAGAACCGGGCGGACTGTGCCCTGATCCTGGCCCGGGCCGCCGGGGCTGACGGCATGGTGGCGGGGCAGGTGCTGGATACCCTGCACCATCTCACAAGCCGGGAGGACATCACTCTCCTGCACAGCCTGAAGACCGGGGCCATGATCTCCGCTGCAGCGGAGATGGGCTGCGCCGCAGCCGGAGCGGGGGCGTGGATGCGTCAGGCCGCCAGGCAGTATGCCTCCCAGGTGGGCTTGGCCTTCCAGATCCGGGACGACATGTTGGATGTGATCGGCAGCGAGAAGGCGTTTGGAAAGCCGATCGGCTCAGACAAAAAAGAGGGGAAGCTGACCTTTGTGGACCTTTTGGGCATGGAGGGCTGCGGTGAAGCCATCCGTGCGTGCACGGAGCAGGCGAAAGCCGCCGTGGAGCCCATTCCCAACCATGCGTTTTTATTCCGCCTCGCAGATTATCTGGCGGACAGGACACAGTGA
- the dxs gene encoding 1-deoxy-D-xylulose-5-phosphate synthase, whose product MILEKIHSPADVKALSREETERLCVELRRFLVDQVSKTGGHLASNLGAVELTVALHRVFDTASDRLVFDVGHQCYVHKALTGRQELFSTLRTFGGLSGFPKPYESGHDAFIAGHASNSVSVALGMARARTLLKENYTVIALIGDGALTGGLAYEGLNNAGESGEPLIVILNDNGMSINPNVGAMSNHLSRLRTRPGYYHFKKWYRNALGNSEFGMKVYRFNHRIKTAVKKTLWPGSTLFEDMGFTYLGPVDGHNLDRLCHVLQWAKELNRPVVVHVNTIKGKGYPFAEQDPGKFHGIAPFDPETGLVKKKEINSFSHVFGNALTEYAQRDGRVCAITAAMEDGTGLHHFAKTLPERFFDVGIAEGHAVSMAAGMAKQGLIPVFAVYSSFLQRSYDMLIHDVALSNLHVVLAVDRAGLVGADGETHHGSLDALFLPEIPNMTVLCPSNYAELRKMLEQALFEIEGPVAVRYPRGGEGAYRDDSGSAPIVCLRPGTDITLVSYGTLINNVLEAAEELERQGISAQVLKLNCIAPMEKGCLMRSVRATRRLLVVEDSFGAGCVGQRIAAMMAEEGWAPEKLILKNLGKTIAPQGTVAELQRSYGLDARGIVESVLEECR is encoded by the coding sequence TTGATATTAGAGAAAATCCATTCCCCTGCGGATGTAAAGGCCCTGAGCCGGGAGGAGACGGAACGGCTCTGCGTGGAGCTGCGCCGTTTTCTGGTGGATCAGGTGTCGAAAACAGGGGGGCATCTGGCTTCCAACCTGGGTGCCGTAGAGCTGACGGTGGCGCTGCACCGGGTATTTGACACGGCCAGCGACCGGCTGGTGTTTGACGTGGGCCACCAGTGCTATGTACACAAGGCTCTGACCGGACGCCAGGAGCTCTTTTCCACGCTGCGTACATTCGGCGGGCTGTCCGGATTCCCCAAACCCTATGAGAGCGGCCATGACGCCTTCATTGCCGGCCATGCCTCCAATTCCGTGTCTGTGGCGCTGGGCATGGCCCGGGCCCGGACGCTGCTGAAAGAAAACTACACGGTGATCGCCCTGATCGGCGACGGGGCCCTGACCGGCGGCCTTGCCTATGAGGGGCTCAACAACGCCGGCGAGTCAGGCGAACCGCTGATTGTGATTCTCAATGACAACGGCATGTCCATCAACCCCAATGTGGGGGCCATGTCCAACCACCTGAGCCGCCTGCGGACCCGGCCTGGATACTACCATTTTAAAAAGTGGTATCGGAACGCCCTGGGGAACAGTGAATTCGGCATGAAAGTATACCGGTTCAACCACCGGATCAAGACGGCGGTTAAAAAGACACTGTGGCCGGGAAGCACCCTCTTTGAGGACATGGGCTTCACCTATCTTGGCCCGGTGGACGGACACAACTTGGACCGGCTGTGCCATGTGCTCCAGTGGGCAAAGGAATTGAACCGCCCGGTGGTGGTCCATGTGAATACAATCAAGGGCAAGGGATATCCCTTTGCGGAGCAGGACCCCGGCAAATTCCACGGCATCGCGCCCTTTGACCCGGAAACCGGCCTGGTGAAAAAGAAGGAGATCAACAGCTTCTCCCATGTGTTCGGCAACGCTTTGACAGAGTATGCCCAGCGGGATGGGCGGGTCTGCGCCATCACGGCGGCCATGGAGGATGGGACGGGGCTCCACCACTTTGCCAAAACCCTGCCGGAGCGCTTTTTTGATGTTGGGATTGCCGAGGGGCATGCAGTTTCCATGGCGGCGGGCATGGCAAAACAGGGCCTGATCCCCGTGTTTGCAGTCTATTCAAGCTTTTTGCAGCGCAGCTACGATATGCTGATTCACGATGTGGCCCTATCCAACCTCCACGTGGTGCTGGCCGTGGATCGGGCCGGGCTTGTGGGCGCCGACGGCGAAACCCATCACGGCAGTTTGGATGCGCTGTTTCTGCCGGAGATCCCCAATATGACGGTGCTTTGTCCCTCCAATTACGCGGAGCTGCGCAAGATGCTGGAACAGGCCCTTTTTGAAATAGAAGGCCCTGTGGCGGTGCGGTATCCCCGGGGAGGGGAGGGCGCGTATCGCGACGACAGCGGCAGCGCACCGATCGTCTGCCTGCGCCCGGGAACGGATATCACCCTTGTCAGTTATGGGACGCTGATCAACAATGTGCTGGAAGCGGCTGAGGAATTGGAGCGCCAGGGCATTTCCGCCCAAGTGCTCAAGCTCAACTGCATCGCCCCCATGGAGAAGGGCTGCCTGATGCGCTCTGTACGCGCCACCCGCCGCCTGCTGGTGGTGGAGGATTCCTTCGGCGCCGGATGCGTTGGTCAGCGGATTGCCGCCATGATGGCGGAAGAGGGCTGGGCACCGGAGAAGCTGATTTTGAAAAATCTTGGAAAAACCATTGCCCCTCAAGGGACGGTGGCGGAGCTCCAACGCAGCTATGGGCTGGATGCCCGGGGCATTGTGGAGTCGGTATTGGAGGAGTGCAGATGA
- a CDS encoding TlyA family RNA methyltransferase translates to MSAKTRLDVLLVELGLQESRQKAQATIMSGLVFVNQQRVDKPGTAVPRDAKIEIHGSALNYVSRGGLKLEKAMASFPISLSGAVCGDIGASTGGFTDCMLQNGAAKVYAVDVGYGQLAWSLRSDPRVVCLERTNARYLTHTEVPDELDFASVDVSFISLKLILPPLWGLLKDGGHVVSLVKPQFEAGREKVGKKGVVRDPAVHLEVLEHFLNHAKESNFTVLGLTYSPIRGPEGNIEYLGYLQKGGEQASFDLKALVEESHRCLKEGNE, encoded by the coding sequence ATGAGCGCAAAGACCAGATTGGATGTTCTTCTGGTGGAACTTGGGCTGCAGGAGAGCCGCCAAAAGGCCCAGGCCACCATCATGAGCGGGCTGGTCTTCGTGAATCAGCAGCGCGTGGATAAGCCGGGCACCGCGGTGCCAAGGGATGCAAAAATTGAAATTCACGGCAGCGCGCTGAACTATGTGAGCCGCGGCGGGTTAAAATTAGAAAAGGCAATGGCCTCTTTTCCCATCTCACTGAGCGGCGCGGTCTGCGGCGACATCGGCGCCTCCACAGGAGGCTTTACGGACTGCATGCTGCAAAACGGCGCGGCAAAGGTCTACGCTGTGGACGTGGGATACGGCCAGCTGGCCTGGTCGCTGCGCTCCGATCCCCGGGTGGTCTGCCTGGAGCGGACCAACGCCCGCTACCTCACCCATACCGAGGTACCGGATGAGCTGGATTTCGCGTCGGTGGATGTGAGCTTTATCTCACTGAAGCTGATCCTTCCTCCGCTCTGGGGCCTGCTGAAAGACGGCGGCCATGTGGTCTCGCTGGTCAAGCCGCAATTTGAGGCCGGCCGGGAAAAGGTGGGAAAGAAGGGCGTTGTCCGGGATCCTGCGGTCCACCTTGAAGTGCTGGAACATTTCCTAAATCACGCAAAGGAATCTAACTTTACAGTTCTTGGTTTGACCTACTCCCCAATCCGGGGGCCGGAGGGGAACATCGAATACCTGGGCTATTTGCAAAAGGGCGGCGAACAGGCGTCATTTGACCTGAAGGCCCTGGTGGAAGAGTCCCATCGGTGCCTGAAGGAGGGGAACGAATGA